A stretch of Candidatus Poribacteria bacterium DNA encodes these proteins:
- a CDS encoding HAD family hydrolase, translated as MENLFLDNTTIEIHREIQTGNIRHVVFDFDGTISLIRDGWQNVMVPMMVEFLQTETDTIETPEQLEALVVEFVDRLTGKQTIYQMMQLGEEIEKRGGTPKEPLAYKDEYNRRLLPVVEERIADLAAGKLSAEPLRVPMSLEFLQSLREMGINCYLASGTDVEFVKNEASLLGVAKYFDGGIFGALREYKKFSKAMVIQKIITDFALSGDELLIVGDGYVEIENAKAVGAIAVGVASVEDNRYNMNADKRERLIRAGADIIIPDFRESSQLLSYLFT; from the coding sequence ATGGAAAATCTATTTTTGGACAACACCACAATTGAGATCCACCGTGAGATTCAAACAGGGAACATCCGTCATGTCGTCTTTGATTTTGATGGCACGATCTCGCTCATCCGAGACGGTTGGCAGAACGTGATGGTACCGATGATGGTTGAATTTCTTCAGACCGAAACGGATACCATCGAGACACCAGAACAACTTGAGGCACTTGTCGTTGAATTTGTGGATAGGCTGACGGGTAAGCAGACGATCTATCAGATGATGCAATTAGGCGAAGAGATAGAGAAACGCGGCGGAACACCGAAGGAACCACTTGCCTACAAAGACGAATACAACCGTCGATTGCTGCCCGTCGTCGAAGAGAGAATCGCTGACCTTGCAGCAGGGAAACTGTCCGCCGAGCCGCTCCGGGTGCCGATGTCTCTTGAATTTCTCCAAAGCCTACGTGAGATGGGGATAAACTGCTATCTCGCCAGTGGGACGGATGTTGAATTCGTCAAAAACGAGGCATCACTCCTCGGTGTTGCCAAATACTTTGATGGTGGGATTTTCGGTGCGTTACGGGAATATAAAAAGTTTTCAAAAGCCATGGTTATCCAGAAAATCATCACAGACTTTGCGCTTAGCGGGGATGAATTGCTCATCGTCGGAGACGGGTACGTGGAGATCGAAAATGCGAAAGCGGTGGGGGCAATCGCTGTCGGTGTTGCGTCTGTAGAGGACAATAGGTACAATATGAACGCCGACAAACGG